In the genome of Chryseobacterium sp. 52, the window CAGCAAAATAAAAGAATGGGCTTATGCAGGACTTTCTTTTACGCTTATTTTTGCATTTATAAGTCATTGTTGTGTTGACAGGGATATAAGCTATTTAATTTTACCATTGGTTTTTTTAGCTATACTTATGACTTCATATATTTACAAAGACAGAATTAATAACGATAAATAAGACTATGGAAAAAAGCAATTTAATTGAAATGAATAATATCGGAATTGTAGTTGAAAATATCGACAATGCAATTTCATTTTTTTCAGAAATCGGACTAATAGTTGAAGGTCGTGGAATGGTTGAAGGAGAATGGGCAGGACAAGTAACAGGTCTTGGAAATCAATCTGTGGAAGTAGTTATGATGGTTACACCTGACGGACATAGCCGTTTAGAAATTTCAAGATTTATAAAGCCGACAACTATTTCAGACCATAGAACCGCACCAGTAAATTCACTTGGTTATTTACGAATTATGTTCAGAGTTGATAACATTGATGAATTAGTTCCACGGCTTTTAGAAAAAGGTGCTGAACTTGTTGGAGAAATTGTCAATTATGAAAATGTTTATAAGCTCTGTTACATTCGTGGGTCAGAAGGATTACTTATTGGACTTGCAGAACAGCTTAATAATAAATCAGAAAAATAACGAACGGCTAACAAGGATTTTGCAAAAGTGGGGCTGAAGTGCAAAATTCAACAGCAGTTTTTTAATTGAACTTGAGTAATAATATCGGCTTTTGTGCTTCGATTTCCCGCCCGAACGCAAGGCCCCGAAACGTTACCTACAAGCTTAAAACAACGCCACTCTCAAAAAATGAACACAGAACAAAATACATACAACAAGCTGATTGAGTATATTCAAAAATACAGTGCTACACTTTTGACTACAGAAGACCAAGAGCTTATTATTGAACTTGTTAAGTTAAAGAAATACCGAAAAAAACAGTACTTTTTGCAAGAAGGGGAAATTTGTAAATATTCAGCTTTCATTGTAAAGGGTGCCATGCGACAATATCGGGTGGATGATGATGGCAAGGAATATATCATCAATTTATTTTTGGAAAACTGGTGGGTAACAGACAGGGAAAGTTCGGTAATGTTGAAACCAACCATTTATAATATTGACACATGGGAAGACACCGAGGTACTCATCATTTCTCAAGCAGATATGTTTAAATTGATGCATATTCCTGCTATAAACGAAGTGATAAATCATTTGGATACCAACCACAGTATTGCTATGCAAAATCGCATCAACAATACCATAAGCCTTAATGTTATAGATAGATACAATAAATTAGCAGAAACGTATCCCGAATTTTTAAAACGGTTTCCGCAACATATAATCGCTTCTTATCTCGGTATTACAAAGGAGACATTAAGCCGAGTTCGCAGTCAAAAATCTTAATCAGATTATATCCATCACAAAACCGTTGATAAATGTCAACGGTTTTTTTTATGATTTATCATCGTATGAACCCATTGCTATGACTGACCTTTGCATTATAAATTGAAATAATTATCACAATGAAAAAGCAAGTAAAAATAAGTACTCAAGGCAAACACGGTTATATGAGTGCAATGGAATATTTTCGCATCTTTCCTACGGTTTATACACAATCAGTTGGTCCGTTTGTATTTTTGGACTATTTCCCTATAAAAAAATATGACAAGCCCACCATAATGGCTCAGCCCAATAAAGGTGGTGTACATCCGCATAAAGGCATAGCTACATTAAGCTACAGCATTCACGGTGAGGTATTGCACATTGATAGCGGAGGACATTTTGGTGTCGTACAATCTGGTGGTGTTGCTTGGTTTAAAGCGGGAAAAGGCGCTGTACACGATGACGGAATGCAAACTGATACCAAAAGCGGTGAGCTTATCTCGCAGGGATTACAATTTTGGGTTAACCTTCCGGCAGAACATAAAGAAGATGAAGTAGATTTTATGGCTTTTGAACATCAGGACATTCCCATCAAAATGCTTGACAACCAAACAGGCTGGCTAAAAGTAATTGCAGGGAATTATGAAGCTTTAAATGCTGAAATTCCTGCTTACACAAAAGAGCAGTTTTTATATCATTTGCATTTGGAAGCAGGCAAAAATTTTGATATATCATTTGCCGAAGGAATTGAAGTGGCTACACTTCCGGTAAGCAAAAACATCATCATCAATGATGCAACATACGAAGAAACAGAACTAACTGTCTTTGAAGTCGAAGCAGGAACGTTAAGCATCGAAAACAAAAACAATTCTCCTGCTGATTTGATTATTTTTGGAGGAAACCCTTATGAAGAAAAAATTGTAGCACAAGGCCCGTTTGTCATGAATACAAATGAAGAAATTGCACAGGCCTATCAGGATTTTCATGCAGGAAAATTCGGCACTATTGATTATAGTGTATTAAATAAAAATGAATAAATAATTTTTCGGTAGATGCAGGAATATTTTCTTTAATGAAGGTTTTCGTTTTATCTGGACTATTCTAAGTTGAACCCTATAAAATAGGATACAAATAATACCATAAAAGCCAGCAGGTAACAAGGTATTGCCAAAAGCGGGGCTGAACGGCTTCGATTGGATATTTTTGCAAAGTTGAACGGAAGTAATTCTATTCAACTTTTGTGCTAAAAATTCCCGCCTTCAGCAATGCCCGGTCGTTATAATTTTATATCCAAATCTCAAAAAACGATCAAAATTATTTTTAACTAGGCAATTCTCTACCACTGGAAACTTCCAAAGAATGTATTAAACGGTTCAGCACAAAAAACGCTTACCGAAAGCAGAAAAATCTGCGTTTTGGTTCTGTAATAAAAAAATCCTTTTCATAGAAAAGGATTTTTTTATTGCTTTTATTTTCTGATGACTTTCGAAGTATGGACTTTGTTTCCACTTTCAATGGTTACTACATACATGCCTTTTGGTAAATGAGAAAAGTCTATTTCTGATTGATTTTCATTTTGTAAAACCAGCTGCCCAATTGAATTATGAACTGTAATTTTCTTAATTTTTTCAGGTGATTTTATATACACCCAACCTGTAGTTGGATTTGGATATATTTTAAACTCCGTAATGGAAGCAGAAGCTGTAGAGAGAACCTGATTTATAATTTCAGTATTGACCGTATTGGTTACAATTGCAGGATTGTAATCGAAGAATATTTCTGCGCTATTGGTAAAAACATCTCCCACTACAACGTTTGATTTTGGCTTGATTTTGTACGCAATATATCCGTGAGAATTTGGTTCATCATGAGTTCCCGGAAGATAAATGGCATCAAAAATAAATTCTACATTGTTGCTGTTTGTAATAACGGCTTTGTTGGGATGGCTGTAGGATTCTAATGTAAGTGTAGACCAATCTAATTGATCGTCCAAAATACTTTTCACCCTTACTCTTTCTGCATGATAATTTCCTGTATTTTGAAATCTGATCACATAATGCAAATAATCGTCTTTCTGAGATAATAAAATCTGCGGACCTTCCAAAACCTGTATGTCATTTGGATCATAAGAACCTACTACATTTTGTTTATAAACAAAGGTATTGTTAGCCGGACTAATATCTTGCGGAACCTGTGCAGTTGCATTAAACTCAAGTACATCACCAATATTGGTTATTGGCATTGTATTCATCAGGAATTTCACCTCAATTGTTTTCGAATGAAAAGGTGACAAATCTGTATAATTAAAATATAAATTGCCTGTAGTCTGAGAGTCCGGTGGAGTGGTGGCCGAAACGAAATTCATCTTTGAATTATTAAAATTGTAAACAATTTGTCCACTTACTTTTTGAGATCCTTTATTAGAAATCACGATTTTGTACGCAGTTGCAAAACCAGGTCTGGCTACATCTAAAGGATAAATAGAAACTTCCAGATTTTTGAAAACCGAATTTGGAAGCAAGCAAAAATCTGCATTCTGAGTTTCCCCCAAAGTTGTAAAACTCTGTACCTGACTTTGTGGCGCCACTGTATAATCAGCTAAGGGAGATGAAACTGATGTGGCAAACTGACTTTGATTTGCCACCAAAGAATATGCTCCCAAATCGTCAGTAAAAGTAGCATAAGAATGTTGCGCATTCTGTGTTTTCACCATCACCATAGAAGCCCCGGTATCGGTTGGGCTGCATCCATTATTATCTTCATCAAAACGTACTTTTCCGGAAATTTTATTTTGGTAAGAAGCACCCGTTTCGAACCAGGCAATCATATTGGTTTCGTTGCCATCTTCGCCAATATCGGATCCTGCGGCAAAATCTAATTTTCCATCGCCATTGTAATCAGCAATGCTAAAATCTCTTACTCGTCCTATATTATTTGTGACTAATTGTGCCGTTCCTAGATTTCCAGAACCAAGGTTTTTATACCATCTTAATTTGGGCTGCGGAAAAGTGTTGGTTACAAGGTCTTTAAGCCCGTCTCCATCAATATCGTATGCAATGATGGATCGTGAATGATTAACAGTTCCCGGAACTAATTTTTTGGTGTATGTTCCGTTTCCGTTATTCTGAAACCAGCCAGCTTCATTGTAAAAATAATTTACAAATAAAACGTCTACATCTCCATCTCCGTCCACATCTGCAATGGTTGCATCTGTAGGATAATGCATTTGTGAAACAACAACGTGGTTTGTAGAAAAATTCCCCAATCCATCAGTGTTTTCATACCATTCTATTTCTTTATTGTTGTATGTTGCCAAAACATCAAAATCTCCGTCATTATCCATATCTAAAGTTTTTAATGACAATGGATATTTATTAGCAATTGAGAAGAAACTGGTAGGGGAAGAAAAATTCCCTGAACCATTATTGACAAATTTCATTAATGAAGATTCTTGATACGCAGCAATCAAATCAGAGTCTCCATCGTTATCAATATCGGCAACAGCTAATCCTACAACATCTTTAGGCAAATCATTTGCTATAATCTGCTCAGTAAAATTTCCGGAGCCATCATTTTTAAATAATGAAATTCTGTAGTATG includes:
- a CDS encoding pirin family protein, whose amino-acid sequence is MKKQVKISTQGKHGYMSAMEYFRIFPTVYTQSVGPFVFLDYFPIKKYDKPTIMAQPNKGGVHPHKGIATLSYSIHGEVLHIDSGGHFGVVQSGGVAWFKAGKGAVHDDGMQTDTKSGELISQGLQFWVNLPAEHKEDEVDFMAFEHQDIPIKMLDNQTGWLKVIAGNYEALNAEIPAYTKEQFLYHLHLEAGKNFDISFAEGIEVATLPVSKNIIINDATYEETELTVFEVEAGTLSIENKNNSPADLIIFGGNPYEEKIVAQGPFVMNTNEEIAQAYQDFHAGKFGTIDYSVLNKNE
- a CDS encoding VOC family protein encodes the protein MEKSNLIEMNNIGIVVENIDNAISFFSEIGLIVEGRGMVEGEWAGQVTGLGNQSVEVVMMVTPDGHSRLEISRFIKPTTISDHRTAPVNSLGYLRIMFRVDNIDELVPRLLEKGAELVGEIVNYENVYKLCYIRGSEGLLIGLAEQLNNKSEK
- a CDS encoding Crp/Fnr family transcriptional regulator; amino-acid sequence: MNTEQNTYNKLIEYIQKYSATLLTTEDQELIIELVKLKKYRKKQYFLQEGEICKYSAFIVKGAMRQYRVDDDGKEYIINLFLENWWVTDRESSVMLKPTIYNIDTWEDTEVLIISQADMFKLMHIPAINEVINHLDTNHSIAMQNRINNTISLNVIDRYNKLAETYPEFLKRFPQHIIASYLGITKETLSRVRSQKS
- a CDS encoding T9SS type A sorting domain-containing protein, with amino-acid sequence MIKNLFFLSFLTCGIFTWAQNSFPQNIVIDDSYNAPSVSVVTHVDLDNDSRVDILAVDYRKIFWLRNVATQQNSFSPIQTIYTHTSDVLEVKSADLNYDGFKDIVFRTSTGIFMMTGSGNLGTFSAPIQLNSGTFTQFQILDIDSDGFLDIYFQSQSVAGWKKNSGNGTFPNTITIFTTATGGPSVAIFKDLDGDHKLDLVTKSGYYIRWYKNDGTGIFTLKEIVESNAIGEKIEMGDIDSDGDQDILFYNENGNTVQFRWYKNTNALGDFSPMAIISNAPASPNGFAYNVDRHGIKMMDIDLDGKEDIVYRVFWLNNVVWRKNLGNGTFGTDNIITNNAKGSRDFNFADFDNDGKPDVYSLSVIDSKISWYQNLGAGNFGSQKILTYGVNYINSISSGDLDGDGDIDILSTSNADNKMSWYRNTDGLGKFSDPQIVINNSTISPMYAQLLDADNDGDNDFVVKYQYEVNYVTYYRISLFKNDGSGNFTEQIIANDLPKDVVGLAVADIDNDGDSDLIAAYQESSLMKFVNNGSGNFSSPTSFFSIANKYPLSLKTLDMDNDGDFDVLATYNNKEIEWYENTDGLGNFSTNHVVVSQMHYPTDATIADVDGDGDVDVLFVNYFYNEAGWFQNNGNGTYTKKLVPGTVNHSRSIIAYDIDGDGLKDLVTNTFPQPKLRWYKNLGSGNLGTAQLVTNNIGRVRDFSIADYNGDGKLDFAAGSDIGEDGNETNMIAWFETGASYQNKISGKVRFDEDNNGCSPTDTGASMVMVKTQNAQHSYATFTDDLGAYSLVANQSQFATSVSSPLADYTVAPQSQVQSFTTLGETQNADFCLLPNSVFKNLEVSIYPLDVARPGFATAYKIVISNKGSQKVSGQIVYNFNNSKMNFVSATTPPDSQTTGNLYFNYTDLSPFHSKTIEVKFLMNTMPITNIGDVLEFNATAQVPQDISPANNTFVYKQNVVGSYDPNDIQVLEGPQILLSQKDDYLHYVIRFQNTGNYHAERVRVKSILDDQLDWSTLTLESYSHPNKAVITNSNNVEFIFDAIYLPGTHDEPNSHGYIAYKIKPKSNVVVGDVFTNSAEIFFDYNPAIVTNTVNTEIINQVLSTASASITEFKIYPNPTTGWVYIKSPEKIKKITVHNSIGQLVLQNENQSEIDFSHLPKGMYVVTIESGNKVHTSKVIRK